CGGCCGCGGCTCCGGCCCCGCTGCGGGCGGCATCAAGCAGGCGGCGCCGGGTCAGCCCTAACGAGAAGCTCCGCGTGGGCTGTGTGGGCTTCAACAGCCGGGGCATGAGCCACGTGGGCGCGTTCGCAGGGATGGACGATGTGGAGGTGGTAGCCCTCTGCGATGTGGATACCGCCACCTTCGACAAGGCGCTGCGGGTGTTCATCACGCGCGACCTTCCCGAGCCCCGAACCTATCAGGACATGCGGGAGATGCTGGACAAGGAGAACCTTGACATCGTCTCCATCGCCACCACCAATCACTGGCACGCTCTGCAGTCCATCTGGGCAATGCAGGCCGGATGCGACGTGTACGTGGAGAAGCCGGCCAGCCATAACATCTTCGAGGGGCGCAAGATGGTGGAGGCGGCGCGGAAATACGGCCGCATCTGCCAGGTGGGGACGCAGAGCCGCGCCAACCCCGGCATAAGGGAAGCCATCGCCTATCTGCACGCGGGAAATCTGGGCAAGATCCGCCTGGCCCGAGGCCTCTGCTACAAGAAGCGTGACAGCATCGGACGGGTCTCATCGCCGCAGGAGCCGCCTCCCACGGTGGACTACGACATCTGGCTGGGTCCTGCTCCCAAGAAAGCGGTGATGCGGCAGAAGTTCCACTACGACTGGCACTGGCAGTGGGACTACGGAAATGGCGACCTGGGCAACCAGGGCTCGCACGAGATGGATAAAGCGCGCTGGGGGCTGAACAAGCACCACCTGCCCTACTCAGTCACCACGGTGGGAGGGCGGTTCGGCTATCGGGATGACGGAGAGACCCCCAACACGGAGCTCAGCATCTTCGACTACGGCGACTGCAAACTGATCTTCGAGGTGCGCGGCCTGAACACGCCGGACCTGATGGGTGTAAAGATCGGCAATATCTGGTACGGCGAAGAGGGCATCCTCGTCGCTCCCAGCTATAGCTCGGCCTTCGTCCTGGACAACGACGGGAAAAAGGTGAAGGAGTTCACAGGGACCGGTGACCACTTCCGCAACTTCGTGGACGTGGTGCGCAGCCGCAGGCTCCAGGATCTCTACTGCGACGTGGAAGAGGGGCACCTCTCCGCGGCTCTGTGCCACATGGCCAATATCAGCTATCTGCTGGGAACGCAGCAGCCGTTCAGCGTGGCTCCCGGCATTGTCCGCGAGGACGGCGACGCGGCCGAGGCGCTGGAGCGCTTCAAGGAGCACCTGGCGAGCAACAACATCAACCTGGAGCGTTGGTCTTACCGGGTGGGTCCGACCCTGCGGTTCGACCCGCGCCGGGAGCGCTTCGTCAACAACGACCGGGCCAATCGTCTGATGACCCGTGACTACCGCGAGCCCTACGTGGTTCCGGAACAGGTCTAGCAGCCAGACGAACGGCCCAAGGAGTCAGCGGGGTGCGCCGCAGGCGCGCCCCGCTCTGTTTCGGGAGGGCTCAGAGATTCCGGGCCAGCGCCAGCAGCCGGACGCCGGAGGCGCCGGCTGAGCGGAGAAGCTCGGCGACCGCAGTGGCCGTTGCGCCCGTGGTGACCACATCATCCACCACCAGCACCCTGCGCCCCGAGACACTGTCCGCGTCGCGGCTGAGAGTGTAGATCTTCCGGGCATTTTTCAGGCGTTCTTCCCGCGAAAGCCCCACCTGCCGGCGGCCCGGCAGACGGCGCAGAGGAGACACAAGTGGGACGCCCAGATGCCGTGCCACCCGCGCGGCCAGTTCACGGGAATGCTCGAAGCCAAGCCTCCAGCGGCGCAGGAAATGCCCCGGGACCGCCGCCACGCAGTCCACCTCTCGCCAGACCACGGATGCTTTGTCCAGCCAGTCCGTCAGATACTTCCCCAGCTCATCAGCCAGGACGCGCATCCCGTCGTATTTGTAGCAGTGGATGACCGCACGCCACGCGCCGTCATATAGGGCCACCTGACGCATCGCATCGCACGCGGATGCCCGCAGCCAAGGGGCTTCGCCGCAGTCCGGGCAGGATGAGCGGGTATCAGGACGGCCGCAACGGTAGCAGCAGGGGAGTTCCACCGGCGTGATGGTCTGGCGGCACTCTTCACAGAAAAAGAGCGAACCCACCCTCTCGCAGACGCAGCATTTCGGCGGCCACAGCAGATCCGCCAGTCCGGCCAGAACGGCACTGGTGGTTGTCCATGCTGTCGAAATAAGACGGGCCGAACCGCTGGCGGCGTCAGGCATGGCCTTCGCCGTAGGCGTCGATGTAGGCGAGCGCGTCTTCCGGGAAGGGCGCGAAGTGATACAGGGAACGCGACTCTTCCCTTGCAAAGCGCTCTCGGTAGATGTGGTCGAACAACTCCTTGAGAGGGTCGTAAAATCCGGCGGTGTCTAGGAACACCACGGGGTGATCCAGAATGTGGAGCTGTTTCAGGGTCACGATCTCAAGGATCTCCTCCAGCGTTCCGAAGCCCCCCGGAAGAGCGATGAACGCGTCGGCCAGACTCTCCATCACGGCCTTACGCTCACGCAGGTCCCTCGTGACGATCAGCTCGTCCGCTTCTTCGTAGCAGATGCCTTCTTTGCGCATATACTGTGGGATGACGCCCACCACCCTGCCGCCTCCGGCGTGAACCGCGCGGGCCGCCTCGCCCATCAAGCCGATGCATCCCGCGCCGAAGATAAGCGTATCGCCGCGGGACGCCATCAACTCGCCCAGCCGCCGGGCTGCCTGGAAATAGCACTCAGCCACTAGATCGCTGGAAGAGCTGTAAACACAGATGCTTCTGCCCATGGGACGCTCCTTTCGGGACGAACGTCTGCCGCGCTTTTCCCGGCAGTCTGGTTCGCGCCGGACACGCTGGGGCGGCTCATCAGAAACCTTAGGACCGCGCGTGCGTTTCTCCTGCCGCGCCGTTCTCCTGTGCGCCGGCTTGTGAAAGGAGCTTGGTCTTCTACCAGACCAGTCCGTGAGTACCCTTCCAGCGGTGATCCTCGAACGGCCGGTTGTGGATGCCCAGCCAGATGTCCGTCAGGTCGCTTTCGCTCTTCAGGAGGAACATCAGGGAGTAGGCGCTGGTGCGCATGTTGACGCATCGCCTGCCGCCGATGTCGGGCCGGCTCCCCTCGTAGCGACCCTTGACGCCACCGTCCAGACAGGGGTCTCCAGCGTTCAGAAACTGGGTGGCCAGCACCTTTCCTAGGGCACGGTCCGCGCATTGCAGGAGTTCCGGCTCGCCCAGAATGGTTCCAATGTCCCGGCAGAGCATCCCGCCCACCGGCGCCGCCGACGGATGCCGTCCGCCGGCGAAGCCACCGTCTTCGTCCTGCACCGACGCCAGCCATCGGGCGAACAGGGCAGCCTTCCGGATATAGGAATCGTCACCGAACAGGCGGCTGGCGGCGATCATCATGGCTCCTCCGAAGTCGTCGTTCAGCGCGTGTTGGTGCTCGGTGGGATCCTCGCCCGGTCTCGGAGAGGTGATGCAGTTCGTGAAGGGATCCCGCTCCAGAATCAACTGGCCGCTTTCCGTGATGAAATCGTCCCGGTAGATCTGGGCGATGGGAGCCAACCCCCGCTCGATGTATTTCTGGTCGCCCGTGAGCATGAACAGATCGTGCAGAAACAGCCCGGCGCCGGACTGGAAGGATCCTCGGGAGTAGAAGTTCTCCAAGGAAGGGTCCATGTAGACGGCGTACAGCGGCCAGCCTCGATACATTCCCTTCTCCACCAGCCAGTCCCCGAACAATCGCGCGCCCCGAAGGTAGACCTCCTGACCGGTGGCCTCCGCCAGCCACACCAGTCCCCACGCAGCGCTCGTGGCGTCCCGCGGAGCGAACTCGATGGACTGAGGTGTGATCTCCCGAATGGCTCCGAAATGCGGATCGTCCCTGTCCATCACCTGCAGGGAGAGGATGTAGCGTCCCGCCAACTCGGCCCCGCGGAGATACTGCTCCTCGCCCGTGCGCTTCCACATCGCGAGCAGCCCGCACAGGAACGATCCCGTCATCCAGTTTCCGGTGAGGACCTTCTCGCCGGTGTCTGCGTCATAGAAACGGATGCTGCGGCCGCGGTTCGCATCGAACCGGTCCGTCACCTGGTTGCGCAGCATCCAGCCGGCCAGCAGCCGGGCGCGCTCGAGAAGCAGGTTCCTGTCGTGAACGGTCATTTTCTCCTCGCCGTCAGGGATACACTGCGAACAGGCGGGTCGCCCGGCTCTCCAGAAGTAGCCTGACTGTCTGCCCCGCGAGGTTGCTCAAGTCCGCACGGCCATTCCATCGGACCGGCATCCGGGTGCTGTTTCCCTGGATGCGCCCGCACTCTTCCAGGGTGCATCCATCCACGGGTGCTCCGTCCTCTCGGAGCAGGGCGGCTCGCGCCACACCGCTTGCCGATGTGTCGATGTTCAGGCAGAGCCCGGGCGAACGCAGCCGGAAGGGACGCGTCACCAGCCGCCCCCCGGTGTAAGAGCTTTCCGCACATACGAACCCGTCCATCCGCTGTTCCAGACGCAGGGCGATCGGGTCGCCGTAATGCGTCTCGTGGACCACCCTGACATCTTTGTCTGTCCGGCCTTCCCCGTGGCTGCGACGGCTACCTACGTAGTACTGATGCACGCGGCCGTCGCCTGGGACCATCCCGGCCAGCATGTGCATCATCTTGGATGCCGGGCCGTCCGGCAGGTCCAGCCGCACGTACGGATCCCGGAGATCGCGATTCCAGCACACTCCGTCCCGGCTGCTGGCAAACTGGATGTCCAGCAATCCGTCATTGATAAACTGTCCCTCGGGCGGCCAGGGGTAGGTGAAGTAGAAGCTGGGGAAGGCCACGTAGACGTCCGGAAGGTAATGCACCACCGCCGCCTGGTACAATCCGCCCTGCTCCGGGTCATTTTCGTCGCAGGCAAGCACGATGGGAAGCTCGCGGTTCAGGCGGCGGATGCCTCTCCACTCGGTATTGAGCCACTTGGGCTGAGGCTCCCAAGGGTCCGGTGCGTCCTCATCAACGGGAATAGGCTTCGAAAGGTCTGCCGTCTCCGCCATTACGACGCAGCGAGTGCCCGGCATTGGAGGGATCCCGCGGCTCCTGTCCCAGCCCCGCGTATAGATGCGGTAACGCCGGGCGCGCTCATCGTAGAACGCAGTCATATGGTTGTCCAAGATGAACCGCAGCAGATGTCCCGGCTGGCGCGTGAAGCGGATGCCATCCGGCGAGGTGAAGAGGAACATCCCACCCTGAGAGGGCGAGTGCGCCACCAGCTTGAAGCGTGACTCATCCGGCGCAGCGGGGTCCACGAAGACGCAGCTCTCGTTGAATGGATGATTCTGGACATCCACCAGATTGTTCCGGCGATGGCCGTTGAACTCCACCGATCCCACCTCCGGGCGCTCCCATTGGACGCCGTCGCGGGACACGGCAAAAGCCATGCAGTGGCGCCCGTCCGGCAGCGTCACCTCGTAGTACAGTCGGAACTCGTCCTCCACCCTTAGGATGCTGCTGCCACGCACACCGCCCAGCTCCCAGTCCTCTTCCACCACCAGGCAAGGGCCGCGCTTCACCGGAGAATGCAGGCACAGGCGGATGCCTTCGGCATCTTCCCAGTCGCCGCGTTCCAGGAAAAGAATCCGTCCGTCATCGAATACCAAAGCAGGGTGATCTCCGGGCTGTTTCTGAAGGATTTCGCGGGGAAGTTCCGCTTCCCCTCTTGAAATGGTGGAGAAAGGTGGTATTATTATACCATTCCGCGAGACGGCCCTGCGGCACCCCTGCTGCCGGTCCGCTGGGTTCTTGCAAGCGAGAAAGGGGGCATCGAGTTGAAGCGCACCAGGCCATCTGGCTTCACATTGATCGAGTTGCTAGTGGTCATTGCCATCATCGCCATCCTGGCGGCCATCCTCTTTCCGGTGTTCGCCAACGCCCGGGCACGCTCTCGCACTGCCCGATGCGCGGCCCATCAGAAGGAGCTGATGCAATCGGTGATGATGTATATGGACGACTACAAGGACCGCCTCCCCAGCTACCAGTATCTGAGCTGGCGCGGGGACCTTCCGCCGCTTTACTTCCCTTACGTGAAGGACCATAACATCACCATCTGCTCCGAGAAGATGGCCTATGCGTGGAATGAGTGCCTGGTGGATTGGCCGCTGGCGTCGGATTTCTACGCAGACAGGCGCGGAGGGACTCCGGAACTGCAGGTCCACCCGCCGCTCTACGTGCTGCCTCCCCAGAGCAAGGGTCGGCCTATGAGCACCATCCACTCTCCTGCCGCCACGCCGGCCTTTATGTGCTCATTTCGGCACCACGTGGGTCCGGACGGGAGGGCTCGCGGCTACGGTTGGGGGGCAGATGACGCCATCAATCCCAGCCGGATGCTGAACAATCACCAGGGCGGTGCGAACTACGCCTTTCTGGACGGGCATGTTCAGTGGTACCGCCCCCAGAACGCCAAAATCCTGATGCCCACGAAGGGATTGGACTACGATGGGGACGGCACGTTCGGAGACGAGACGGTGATGCGTTGATGAGCCGCGAGGCCACTCTATCCCGCCGGCGTTTCGTTCAGGGTGCGACAGCCGCCGCTGCACTTCCCCTGTTCGGGATTCGTGCGAGGGCAGGGGAGCGTCCCCCGAACTTTGTTTTCATCCTGACGGACGACCAGCGCCACGACACGCTGAGCTGCACCGGGCATCCCTTCCTGCACACTCCCCGGCTGGATCGCCTGGCGCGGGAAGGCGCCTTGTTTGAGAATGCCTTTGTCACAACGGCTCTCTGCTCGCCCAGCCGCGCCAGTTTTCTGACCGGGCAGTACGCCCATCGCCACGGGGTGCGGGACAACAATACACCGTTTCCGGCAGACGCCCGGACATTCCCGAGCATTCTACGGGAGCACGGCTACCGCACGGCGTTCATCGGCAAGTGGCATATGGGCACCCAGGAGGGCCCGCAGCCCGGTTTCGATCACTGGGTCTCGTTTCCCGGCCAGGGTGTGTACCGCAACCCTTTGCTTAACATCAACGGGGAAACGAAGCGCGTCCCCGGATATATCACCGACATCCTGACCGACCTCGCGGTGCAA
The sequence above is drawn from the Armatimonadota bacterium genome and encodes:
- the comF gene encoding competence protein F, whose protein sequence is MPDAASGSARLISTAWTTTSAVLAGLADLLWPPKCCVCERVGSLFFCEECRQTITPVELPCCYRCGRPDTRSSCPDCGEAPWLRASACDAMRQVALYDGAWRAVIHCYKYDGMRVLADELGKYLTDWLDKASVVWREVDCVAAVPGHFLRRWRLGFEHSRELAARVARHLGVPLVSPLRRLPGRRQVGLSREERLKNARKIYTLSRDADSVSGRRVLVVDDVVTTGATATAVAELLRSAGASGVRLLALARNL
- a CDS encoding NADH-dependent dehydrogenase, with protein sequence MSKISRRRFLESTAALMAAAAAPAPLRAASSRRRRVSPNEKLRVGCVGFNSRGMSHVGAFAGMDDVEVVALCDVDTATFDKALRVFITRDLPEPRTYQDMREMLDKENLDIVSIATTNHWHALQSIWAMQAGCDVYVEKPASHNIFEGRKMVEAARKYGRICQVGTQSRANPGIREAIAYLHAGNLGKIRLARGLCYKKRDSIGRVSSPQEPPPTVDYDIWLGPAPKKAVMRQKFHYDWHWQWDYGNGDLGNQGSHEMDKARWGLNKHHLPYSVTTVGGRFGYRDDGETPNTELSIFDYGDCKLIFEVRGLNTPDLMGVKIGNIWYGEEGILVAPSYSSAFVLDNDGKKVKEFTGTGDHFRNFVDVVRSRRLQDLYCDVEEGHLSAALCHMANISYLLGTQQPFSVAPGIVREDGDAAEALERFKEHLASNNINLERWSYRVGPTLRFDPRRERFVNNDRANRLMTRDYREPYVVPEQV